One Gossypium raimondii isolate GPD5lz chromosome 3, ASM2569854v1, whole genome shotgun sequence genomic window carries:
- the LOC105797348 gene encoding uncharacterized protein LOC105797348, with amino-acid sequence MEVVIPSSPIMDFNFNSARSSPRSTAPSTPRRFGECFFSAPTSPTRLSEFYREFDRFSLLNDRESSGSAVPFDWEVKPGTTKSPFSTGDDFAFDFTEDLEKTFLSAEELFDGGKIKPLKSPPGLKVYDYNQKSPLLSSPRSPFSQGKKIIRDAFSPRKQKDRNPLVTAVETSQNNKEHGRGRERVQDLKLRNSSRRATRSLSPYRVSDKDYPWEVDDEGKEERKQQQREPTTTKQPSLNSKPSRKWRLRDFLLFRSASEGRASGKDPLRKYYSSSFSKKPEENKNSSLRSRESSGSVGSRRKISAHELHYTTNKAASENMKKKTFLPYKQGILGRLSFSPLSNGFGK; translated from the coding sequence ATGGAAGTGGTGATACCAAGTTCGCCGATTATGGATTTTAATTTCAACAGTGCTCGATCATCTCCTCGGTCGACTGCTCCTTCTACGCCTCGCCGATTTGGTGAATGTTTCTTTAGTGCACCCACGAGTCCCACCCGGTTGTCTGAGTTTTATCGCGAATTCGATAGATTCTCGTTGTTGAACGATAGGGAAAGCAGTGGTTCGGCGGTTCCTTTTGATTGGGAAGTAAAACCCGGTACAACCAAGTCCCCATTTTCAACCGGAGATGATTTCGCTTTTGATTTTACTGAGGACTTGGAGAAAACATTTCTCTCGGCTGAAGAACTCTTTGATGGGGGTAAAATCAAGCCATTGAAGTCACCACCTGGGTTAAAGGTTTACGACTATAACCAGAAAAGCCCGCTTTTGTCGTCGCCAAGATCGCCATTTTCCCAAGGCAAAAAGATCATCCGTGACGCATTTTCACCAAGAAAGCAAAAGGATCGAAACCCTTTGGTAACTGCTGTTGAAACCagtcaaaataataaagaacaTGGAAGAGGTAGAGAAAGGGTTCAAGATTTGAAGTTAAGGAATTCAAGCCGCCGAGCAACAAGATCGCTCTCTCCTTACAGAGTCTCAGACAAAGATTATCCATGGGAAGTTGAtgatgaaggaaaagaagagaggaaaCAGCAGCAACGTGAACCCACCACCACAAAGCAACCATCATTGAACTCAAAGCCATCCAGAAAATGGAGATTGAGAGATTTCCTGTTGTTCAGAAGCGCATCGGAGGGACGTGCAAGTGGTAAAGATCCACTCAGGAAGTATTATTCATCGAGCTTTTCCAAGAAACCAGAAGAGAACAAGAATTCAAGTTTGCGATCGAGGGAAAGCTCTGGTTCAGTAGGATCTAGAAGAAAAATATCGGCTCACGAGCTACATTACACAACAAACAAAGCAGCATCTGAGAAcatgaagaagaaaactttCCTGCCATACAAACAAGGAATTTTGGGAAGACTATCCTTCAGTCCTCTTTCCAATGGGTTCGGAAAATAA
- the LOC128039918 gene encoding zinc finger BED domain-containing protein RICESLEEPER 1-like, with protein MKKNGTGSLKYHIGSCKKNPSNVVDTSQGQLVLPRKGVEGGEGNLSTWRFDQEACRKGLAQMILIDELPFKFVESEGFKKFMFVACPRFHIPSRTTMTRDAYQLYLDERVKIKQLLRSSCSRVCLTTDTWTSLQRVNYLCITAHFIDNDWKLNKKILNFCPISSHKGESIGMVIEKCLLNWGIDKLFTVTVDNASSNDVAIGYLRKKFTPRGGLVQNGKYLHMRCMAHIVNLIVVEGLKEMNKSVERVRGLLDMWNSTYLMLDTAQNFERAFERFEEQDTNFKFELERERLNSNIDFNVMAIKMKEKYDKYWGDIDKMNLLMFVACVLDPRQKLKYLEFTLSEMSSSEKACEMMQKLKESLYELFDEYKPPLHGTCSQSSVSTHVSIGEPQQKMKR; from the exons atgaaaaaaaatggtaCGGGGTCATTGAAATATCATATTGGTTCATGTAAGAAAAATCCTAGTAATGTTGTTGACACTAGTCAAGGACAACTAGTTTTACCTAGAAAGGGAGTTGAAGGGGGGGAAGGGAATCTTTCAACTTGGAGATTTGATCAAGAAGCATGTAGGAAAGGATTAGCACAAATGATTCTGATTGATGAATTACCTTTCAAGTTTGTTGAAAGTGaaggttttaagaaatttatgtttgtggCATGTCCTAGGTTTCATATTCCTTCACGAACTACTATGACTAGGGATGCTTATCAATTGTATCTAGATGAAAGGGTCAAGATAAAACaacttttgagaagttcttgTTCTAGAGTTTGCTTAACTACTGACACATGGACATCTTTGCAAagagttaattatttgtgtatcacTGCTCACTTTATTGATAAcgattggaaattgaataaaaagattttaaacttttgtccAATTTCTAGTCATAAGGGTGAGTCCATTGGGATGGTAATTGAGAAATGCTTGTTGAATTGGGGGATTGATAAGTTGTTTACTGTTACTGTTGATAATGCAAGTTCAAATGATGTTGCTATTggttatttgagaaagaaatttacCCCTCGAGGGGGTttagttcaaaatggtaaatatcttCATATGAGATGCATGGCACAcattgtgaatttgattgttgttgaaggcttaaaggaaatgaataaatCTGTTGAACGTGTTAGGGGTTTGTTAGATAT GTGGAACTCGACCTACTTAATGTTAGACACTGCTCAGAACTTTGAGAGAGCttttgagagatttgaggagcaagatacaaattttaaatttgaacttgaaaGGGAGAGG TTAAATAGTAATATTGATTTCAATGTTATGGCCATCAAGATGAAAGAGAAGTATGATAAGTATTGGGGTGATATTGATAAGATGAATTTGCTTATGTTTGTTGCTTGTGTTTTAGATCCTAGACAAAAACTAAAGTATCTTGAATTTACACTTAGTGAAATGTCTAGTTCTGAAAAAGCTTGTGAAATGATGCAAAAGTTGAAGGAATCTTTGTATGAATTGTTTGATgagtataagcctccacttcATGGTACTTGTAGCCAATCGAGTGTGTCAACACATGTTTCTATTGGTGAAccacaacaaaaaatgaaaaggtgA